From a region of the Oryza sativa Japonica Group chromosome 6, ASM3414082v1 genome:
- the LOC4340426 gene encoding fatty-acid-binding protein 2 isoform X1, whose translation MKADRLMLSNLDHDLGYLHKFPSDFPMSHDLGLSLFTHAGTMVGSSLRQHRQICSSGNLIVQEAFDRLNKFARAFCYWLSRVSNPKNLRRLMSMEGPSSGACQSHINHLSSRMQNLAVLQFGYLVREEHAVQLLLANFASTTLGRLWNDFQQQHACNVLTLAGAMAIVPPLENISLKTLAESMALGNIKDYVSRPMDKPYLEDKCIKSRSVAVPSTIFQGDAIEPKTGIKFPAFLEDDSSPSTTVIYLILLGYFTLFFQVLVGMGFKGVKVMRVKNLDLYAFGLYLQPNTISEKLGPKYASVPTINLKDNPDFYDDLLRENLPMRVRLVLHYNGLSIGAVRDVFEKSLGLRLQKMNPNTDYHCLKTFGSYFNEDIPIPAGTKIDFCQTSDGQLITEIDGRQIGAVKSKDLCRALFGMYIGDSPVSLQAKKDIAQNVAGLIGKC comes from the exons ATGAAGGCCGATCGGTTAATGTTGTCCAATCTCGACCATGATTTGGGATACCTACACAAGTTTCCCTCAGATTTTCCAATGTCTCATGATCTTGGGTTGAGCTTGTTTACGCATGCCGGTACAATGGTGGGAAGTTCTTTGCGACAGCACAGGCAGATCTGTTCTTCAGGAAATTTGATTGTTCAGGAAGCATTTGATCGCCTCAACAAGTTTGCCAGAGCTTTCTGCTACTGGCTTTCTAGAGTGTCTAATCCCAAGAATTTACGTAGGCTAATGAGTATGGAAGGCCCTAGCTCTGGAGCTTGCCAGTCACATATCAATCATTTGAGCTCCCGTATGCAAAATTTGGCTGTATTGCAGTTTGGTTATCTAGTAAGAGAAGAGCATGCTGTACAACTGCTTTTAGCTAACTTCGCAAGCACAACACTTGGGCGACTCTGGAATGATTTTCAGCAGCAACATGCCTGCAATGTTCTTACTCTGGCTGGTGCCATGGCTATTGTACCCCCTCTTGAAAATAT ATCACTGAAGACGCTCGCAGAGTCAATGGCACTGGGAAATATCAAGGACTATGTCAGCAGACCTATGGATAAGCCTTATCTGGAGGACAAATGCATAAAAAGTAGATCTGTTGCAGTGCCAAGCACAATATTTCAGGGAGAtgcaattgaaccaaaaactgGAATCAAGTTTCCTGCATTTCTCGAAGATGACTCCAGTCCATCTACAACGGTAATTTACCTTATTTTGCTGGGATACTTTACCTTATTTTTTCAG GTCCTTGTTGGGATGGGTTTCAAAGGTGTGAAAGTAATGAGGGTCAAAAATTTGGATCTGTACGCTTTTGGTTTAT aTCTGCAACCGAATACTATTTCTGAGAAGCTGGGACCTAAGTATGCTTCTGTTCCAACCATCAACTTGAAGGACAACCCAGATTTCTATGATGATCTTTTGAG GGAAAACCTTCCTATGAGAGTTAGATTGGTACTTCACTACAACGGCCTTAGCATTGGTGCAGTGCGAGA TGTATTTGAGAAGTCACTTGGCCTGCGCCTCCAGAAG ATGAATCCCAACACTGATTATCATTGCTTGAAAACTTTTGGTTCTTACTTCAATGAAGACATTCCTATTCCTGCG GGTACAAAGATCGACTTCTGCCAAACTTCTGATGGCCAGCTAATAACAGAAA TTGATGGCAGACAAATTGGTGCTGTTAAGAGCAAAGACCTCTGCA GGGCTCTGTTCGGTATGTACATTGGCGATTCACCGGTCTCATTGCAGGCCAAAAAAGATATTGCCCAAAACGTAGCCGGGCTCATAGGTAAATGCTGA
- the LOC4340426 gene encoding fatty-acid-binding protein 2 isoform X2 — MKADRLMLSNLDHDLGYLHKFPSDFPMSHDLGLSLFTHAGTMVGSSLRQHRQICSSGNLIVQEAFDRLNKFARAFCYWLSRVSNPKNLRRLMSMEGPSSGACQSHINHLSSRMQNLAVLQFGYLVREEHAVQLLLANFASTTLGRLWNDFQQQHACNVLTLAGAMAIVPPLENISLKTLAESMALGNIKDYVSRPMDKPYLEDKCIKSRSVAVPSTIFQGDAIEPKTGIKFPAFLEDDSSPSTTVLVGMGFKGVKVMRVKNLDLYAFGLYLQPNTISEKLGPKYASVPTINLKDNPDFYDDLLRENLPMRVRLVLHYNGLSIGAVRDVFEKSLGLRLQKMNPNTDYHCLKTFGSYFNEDIPIPAGTKIDFCQTSDGQLITEIDGRQIGAVKSKDLCRALFGMYIGDSPVSLQAKKDIAQNVAGLIGKC; from the exons ATGAAGGCCGATCGGTTAATGTTGTCCAATCTCGACCATGATTTGGGATACCTACACAAGTTTCCCTCAGATTTTCCAATGTCTCATGATCTTGGGTTGAGCTTGTTTACGCATGCCGGTACAATGGTGGGAAGTTCTTTGCGACAGCACAGGCAGATCTGTTCTTCAGGAAATTTGATTGTTCAGGAAGCATTTGATCGCCTCAACAAGTTTGCCAGAGCTTTCTGCTACTGGCTTTCTAGAGTGTCTAATCCCAAGAATTTACGTAGGCTAATGAGTATGGAAGGCCCTAGCTCTGGAGCTTGCCAGTCACATATCAATCATTTGAGCTCCCGTATGCAAAATTTGGCTGTATTGCAGTTTGGTTATCTAGTAAGAGAAGAGCATGCTGTACAACTGCTTTTAGCTAACTTCGCAAGCACAACACTTGGGCGACTCTGGAATGATTTTCAGCAGCAACATGCCTGCAATGTTCTTACTCTGGCTGGTGCCATGGCTATTGTACCCCCTCTTGAAAATAT ATCACTGAAGACGCTCGCAGAGTCAATGGCACTGGGAAATATCAAGGACTATGTCAGCAGACCTATGGATAAGCCTTATCTGGAGGACAAATGCATAAAAAGTAGATCTGTTGCAGTGCCAAGCACAATATTTCAGGGAGAtgcaattgaaccaaaaactgGAATCAAGTTTCCTGCATTTCTCGAAGATGACTCCAGTCCATCTACAACG GTCCTTGTTGGGATGGGTTTCAAAGGTGTGAAAGTAATGAGGGTCAAAAATTTGGATCTGTACGCTTTTGGTTTAT aTCTGCAACCGAATACTATTTCTGAGAAGCTGGGACCTAAGTATGCTTCTGTTCCAACCATCAACTTGAAGGACAACCCAGATTTCTATGATGATCTTTTGAG GGAAAACCTTCCTATGAGAGTTAGATTGGTACTTCACTACAACGGCCTTAGCATTGGTGCAGTGCGAGA TGTATTTGAGAAGTCACTTGGCCTGCGCCTCCAGAAG ATGAATCCCAACACTGATTATCATTGCTTGAAAACTTTTGGTTCTTACTTCAATGAAGACATTCCTATTCCTGCG GGTACAAAGATCGACTTCTGCCAAACTTCTGATGGCCAGCTAATAACAGAAA TTGATGGCAGACAAATTGGTGCTGTTAAGAGCAAAGACCTCTGCA GGGCTCTGTTCGGTATGTACATTGGCGATTCACCGGTCTCATTGCAGGCCAAAAAAGATATTGCCCAAAACGTAGCCGGGCTCATAGGTAAATGCTGA
- the LOC107276491 gene encoding uncharacterized protein, translating to MPITMESGRGHGGGGGDLFGLGGALRPAAASAAASSAGWGSDSRVGMVHCEDAAAAGEEEESDGEVESSYRGPLDTMDALQQALPRSRRRRGTKFDNSKSSFLVSAKDDVLSSQHTKPEVPSPKKRKGLLPSSVDKNKSQSKELSPVDDATSSPTNSTSSPTNCRKALYPAVVDSSPGKNRGYDERECCKNRPCHCLQTKSINVMDAFASPPIALLPELTSVQTKLVAISLNEVAELTDVISPSEKRRKN from the exons ATGCCGATCACCATGGAGAGCGGgcgcgggcacggcggcggcggcggcgatctgtTCGGCCTCGGGGGAGCTCTCCGCcccgcggcggcctcggcggcggcgtcgtcggcggggtGGGGCAGCGACAGCCGGGTGGGGATGGTGCACTGcgaggacgccgcggcggcgggggaggaggaggagagcgacggcgaggtggagaGCTCGTACAGGGGTCCCCTGGACACCATGGACGCGCTCCAGCAGGCGCTGCCCCGCAGCCGCAG GAGAAGAGGGACCAAATTCGACAATAGCAAGTCTAGTTTCCTTGTGAGTGCTAAGGATGATGTGTTGTCTTCTCAACATACTAAACCGGAAGTTCCATCCCCTAAGAAGCGCAAGGGTCTTCTTCCAAGCTCTGTCGACAAGAACAAGTCACAGAGTAAAGAACTGAGCCCTGTTGACGATGCCACCAGCAGCCCAACAAATTCCACCAGCAGCCCAACAAACTGCAGGAAGGCATTGTATCCGGCTGTTGTAGACAGTTCTCCAGGCAAGAACAGGGGCTACGACGAGCGTGAGTGCTGTAAAAACCGGCCTTGCCATTGCCTGCAGACAAAAAGCATCAATGTAATGGATGCCTTTGCTTCTCCACCTATTGCACTTCTACCTGAACTAACCTCAGTTCAGACGAAACTTGTCGCGATTAGTCTCAATGAAGTGGCGGAGTTGACTGATGTGATTTCTCCTAGTGAAAAGCGGAGAAAGAATTAG
- the LOC4340427 gene encoding LRR receptor-like serine/threonine-protein kinase ER1 has translation MTPAPAAASYRALVALLLVAVAVADDGSTLLEIKKSFRNVDNVLYDWAGGDYCSWRGVLCDNVTFAVAALNLSGLNLGGEISPAVGRLKGIVSIDLKSNGLSGQIPDEIGDCSSLKTLDLSFNSLDGDIPFSVSKLKHIESLILKNNQLIGVIPSTLSQLPNLKILDLAQNKLSGEIPRLIYWNEVLQYLGLRGNNLEGSISPDICQLTGLWYFDVKNNSLTGPIPETIGNCTSFQVLDLSYNKLSGSIPFNIGFLQVATLSLQGNMFTGPIPSVIGLMQALAVLDLSYNQLSGPIPSILGNLTYTEKLYMQGNKLTGPIPPELGNMSTLHYLELNDNQLSGFIPPEFGKLTGLFDLNLANNNFEGPIPDNISSCVNLNSFNAYGNRLNGTIPPSLHKLESMTYLNLSSNFLSGSIPIELSRINNLDTLDLSCNMITGPIPSTIGSLEHLLRLNLSNNGLVGFIPAEIGNLRSIMEIDMSNNHLGGLIPQELGMLQNLMLLNLKNNNITGDVSSLMNCFSLNILNVSYNNLAGVVPTDNNFSRFSPDSFLGNPGLCGYWLGSSCRSSGHQQKPLISKAAILGIAVGGLVILLMILVAVCRPHSPPVFKDVSVSKPVSNVPPKLVILHMNLSLLVYEDIMTMTENLSEKYIIGYGASSTVYKCVSKNRKPVAVKKLYAHYPQSFKEFETELETVGSIKHRNLVSLQGYSLSPVGNLLFYDYMENGSLWDVLHEGPTKKKKLDWETRLRIALGAAQGLAYLHHDCSPRIIHRDVKSKNILLDKDYEAHLTDFGIAKSLCVSKTHTSTYVMGTIGYIDPEYARTSRLNEKSDVYSYGIVLLELLTGKKPVDNECNLHHLILSKTANNAVMETVDPDIADTCKDLGEVKKVFQLALLCTKRQPSDRPTMHEVVRVLDCLVRPDPPPKSAQQLAMPQRPAVPSYINEYVSLRGTSVLSCANSSCTSDAELFLKFGEVISQNTE, from the exons atgacgccggcgccggcggccgcctcctACCGCGCTCTCGTCGCGCTcctgctcgtcgccgtcgccgttgccgatGATG GGTCGACGCTGCTGGAGATCAAGAAGTCCTTCCGCAATGTGGACAACGTACTGTACGATTGGGCCGGCGGCGACTACTGCTCGTGGCGCGGCGTCCTCTGCGACAACGtcaccttcgccgtcgccgcgct CAACCTATCCGGGCTCAACCTCGGAGGCGAGATCTCTCCGGCCGTCGGCAGGTTGAAGGGCATCGTCTCGAT TGACTTGAAGTCGAATGGGCTGTCTGGGCAGATCCCTGATGAGATTGGCGATTGTTCATCACTAAAAACTCT GGATTTGTCTTTCAATAGCTTGGATGGGGACATTCCGTTCTCAGTATCGAAGCTGAAGCACATTGAGAGCTT GATATTGAAGAACAACCAACTGATCGGAGTGATCCCATCAACGCTCTCACAGCTCCCAAATTTGAAGATTTT GGACTTGGCACAGAACAAACTGAGTGGAGAGATACCAAGACTGATATATTGGAACGAGGTTCTTCAATACTT GGGATTACGCGGTAATAATTTAGAAGGCAGCATCTCCCCAGATATATGCCAGTTGACTGGGCTTTGGTACTT TGACGTAAAGAACAACAGCTTGACTGGGCCGATACCAGAAACCATTGGGAACTGTACAAGTTTTCAGGTCTT GGATTTGTCTTACAATAAACTTTCTGGATCAATTCCTTTCAACATTGGTTTCCTACAAGTTGCTACACT ATCTTTGCAAGGGAACATGTTTACTGGTCCTATTCCATCAGTTATTGGACTTATGCAGGCTCTCGCTGTACT GGATCTGAGTTACAACCAATTGTCTGGTCCTATTCCATCGATACTAGGCAATTTAACATACACTGAGAAGCT GTATATGCAAGGCAATAAGTTAACAGGTCCAATACCACCTGAGCTTGGAAATATGTCAACCCTTCATTACTT AGAACTTAACGATAATCAACTTAGCGGGTTCATTCCTCCAGAGTTCGGAAAGCTAACAGGGTTATTTGACTT AAACCTTGCAAACAACAACTTTGAAGGTCCAATCCCTGATAACATAAGCTCATGTGTGAATCTCAATAGCTT CAATGCTTATGGCAACAGATTAAATGGGACCATTCCTCCTTCATTGCATAAACTTGAGAGCATGACTTATTT GAATTTGTCATCAAATTTTCTAAGTGGTTCTATTCCTATTGAGCTATCGAGAATCAACAATTTGGACACCTT GGATTTATCCTGTAACATGATTACTGGCCCAATTCCATCAACCATTGGGAGTTTGGAGCATCTATTAAGACT TAACTTGAGCAACAATGGTCTAGTAGGATTCATTCCTGCAGAAATTGGCAACTTGAGGAGTATCATGGAGAT TGATATGTCCAACAATCATCTTGGCGGTTTGATTCCTCAAGAACTCGGAATGCTGCAAAATCTGATGTTGTT AAATCTCAAAAACAACAACATAACTGGGGATGTCTCTTCACTGATGAACTGCTTCAGCCTCAATATCTT AAATGTATCCTATAATAATTTGGCTGGTGTTGTACCTACTGATAACAACTTCTCACGGTTTTCGCCTGACAG CTTTTTGGGTAATCCAGGACTTTGTGGATATTGGCTTGGTTCTTCGTGCCGTTCATCTGGCCATCAACAGAAAC CACTAATCTCAAAGGCTGCAATACTTGGAATTGCCGTGGGTGGGCTTGTTATCCTCCTGATGATCTTAGTAGCGGTCTGCAGGCCTCATAGTCCACCTGTTTTCAAAGATGTCTCTGTTAGCAAACCAG TGAGCAATGTTCCCCCCAAGCTGGTTATCCTTCATATGAACCTTTCCCTTCTTGTATACGAGGATATAATGACGATGACTGAAAACCTGAGTGAGAAGTACATCATTGGGTACGGAGCATCCAGCACGGTTTATAAATGTGTTTCGAAGAACCGCAAACCAGTGGCAGTAAAAAAGCTATATGCCCACTATCCACAGAGCTTCAAGGAATTTGAAACTGAGCTTGAGACTGTTGGTAGCATCAAACACCGGAATCTAGTCAGTCTTCAAGGATATTCCCTATCTCCTGTTGGAAATCTTCTCTTCTACGATTACATGGAAAATGGAAGCCTCTGGGATGTTTTGCATG AAGGTCCAactaagaagaaaaaacttGATTGGGAAACTCGTCTACGAATTGCTCTAGGTGCGGCCCAAGGCCTTGCTTATCTTCATCATGACTGTAGCCCACGGATAATACACAGGGATGTGAAATCAAAAAATATACTCCTTGATAAAGATTATGAGGCACATCTTACAGACTTTGGCATTGCTAAGAGTTTGTGTGTTTCAAAAACTCACACGTCCACCTATGTCATGGGAACTATTGGCTATATCGATCCTGAGTATGCTCGCACCTCCCGTCTCAATGAAAAGTCTGATGTCTACAGCTATGGCATTGTTCTGCTTGAGCTGCTGACCGGAAAAAAGCCAGTGGACAACGAGTGCAATCTCCATCACTTG ATCTTGTCAAAGACGGCTAACAATGCTGTCATGGAGACAGTCGACCCGGACATTGCAGACACTTGCAAGGATCTTGGTGAGGTCAAGAAGGTGTTCCAGCTGGCGCTCCTTTGCACCAAGAGACAACCATCGGATCGGCCGACAATGCACGAGGTTGTGCGCGTCCTGGACTGCCTAGTTCGTCCCGACCCGCCACCGAAGTCCGCACAGCAGCTGGCCATGCCGCAGCGGCCTGCTGTCCCGAGCTACATCAACGAGTATGTCAGCTTAAGAGGCACCAGCGTGCTCTCCTGCGCCAACTCGTCGTGTACTTCCGATGCTGAGCTGTTTCTCAAGTTTGGCGAGGTCATTTCTCAGAACACAGAGTAG